One Bacteroidia bacterium DNA window includes the following coding sequences:
- a CDS encoding ABC transporter ATP-binding protein, with product MQLKIQNLSKTYSNGVQALKNVSLEIPTGIFGLLGPNGAGKSSLMRTIATLQEADSGSVFLDDLDVLKNKKEVRKILGYLPQEFGVYPKVSAEVLLNHIAVLKGITNNKERKEVVESLLQQTNLFEARKKNLGGYSGGMKQRFGIAQALLGNPKLIIVDEPTAGLDPAERNRFHNLLSEIGEHIIVILSTHIVDDVSDLCRNMAIINKGRVLMTGDPLKSIEAIQGKVWEKMIEKTELPNHQEKHNVIFSRLLGGKTIIHVTNDSQPDASFKPVIPDLEDVYFSAIKMDNVLKAV from the coding sequence ATGCAATTAAAAATTCAAAATCTTTCCAAAACATACAGCAACGGAGTGCAAGCACTCAAAAATGTAAGTCTTGAAATTCCTACCGGAATATTTGGATTGCTGGGACCGAACGGTGCCGGAAAATCATCGCTGATGCGCACGATTGCAACACTTCAAGAAGCCGATTCAGGAAGTGTTTTTTTAGACGATTTAGATGTGCTGAAAAACAAAAAAGAAGTACGGAAAATATTGGGTTATTTACCACAGGAATTTGGCGTTTATCCAAAAGTTTCGGCGGAAGTATTGTTGAATCATATTGCGGTATTGAAAGGAATTACGAACAACAAAGAACGCAAAGAAGTAGTAGAATCTTTGCTGCAGCAAACCAATCTTTTTGAAGCTCGAAAAAAAAATCTCGGTGGTTATTCAGGCGGAATGAAACAACGTTTCGGAATCGCGCAAGCGTTGCTCGGAAATCCGAAATTAATTATTGTAGATGAGCCAACGGCTGGTTTGGATCCTGCTGAACGCAATCGTTTTCATAATTTATTGAGTGAAATTGGCGAACATATTATTGTGATACTTTCCACACATATTGTGGATGATGTGAGTGATTTATGTCGCAACATGGCAATCATCAATAAAGGGAGAGTTTTGATGACAGGCGATCCGCTGAAATCCATTGAAGCGATACAAGGAAAAGTGTGGGAGAAAATGATTGAAAAAACAGAATTGCCAAATCATCAGGAAAAACACAACGTTATTTTTTCACGTTTGTTGGGCGGCAAAACCATTATTCACGTAACCAACGATTCGCAACCAGACGCTTCGTTTAAGCCAGTTATTCCTGATTTGGAAGACGTTTATTTTTCAGCCATTAAAATGGATAATGTTTTAAAAGCCGTTTAA